CTTGGTGGGAGTGTTCCAACAAAATGTTGCACAGAAATGGCACAAGCAagtggaaatgtttttattttccattaccAAAGTTATTGAAGGTTATTTAAGGACTAAGATGACCttgtttccttcccctcctctcctgtgGTGATGGTTCTACACTTCAGTTAGCACCAGACACTTGTCCGTGGAAGGTGCCCTGACCCCAGTCCCTCACCCAGGAAGGATAAACACAGGCAGACCAAGCAACTGAGGCAAGAGCAAACTGTCCTTGGGGGGTCCCTGCGGCTCTGCAGGTGGCACCATAAAGTGCCAcgtggtggcagcagctgggctgctgtgctggctgctctgtgctgagcaggaaaaCCCAGAACAACATTCCAGAATCCAAGTTAAAGACTCTGGGGAGGCCTGGACTCTGCCAGTGAGGTACTTCATCACAGCCTCTCTTGCTGCTCATCCCAGAGATACTTCTTGTTCCTTAATGGCTTGCTGGAGGATGAACTGTGCTGCCTGGGTCCAAATCCAGGAGAGAACAAATCTCTCGTACCAATTTCTGTAAGTAAATCTCCAAATCCTATAGCTAAGTGTATAGCTGGAAAAATACTGAGTGTAAATCTGGTAAGTGTAGCTTCAGacttttaatttacatttataaaGTGTATTTCTGCTAAGTCAGACTCGGGTATAATGAGTTAACAGAAAACTGAGCTTCACTGAAGGACAGGACATGCTGTCTGCATGGAGCTACCACAGACCCCTCAACACCCTCGGTTCTTCAAAcgaaaaaaaataatttaatgggTCAATGTACTCAGACATGAGTTTTGAGCCAAGAATCAGCCTCTTCCCCTTTAGGTcactttcagttttatttcttaggTATCTTATGCATCAGTCCCTGTTACAAGTCACTTTCATCACACCTTCTCTGTGTTTAACCATTTCCCTGCATTGCTTTGTCTAAAATGTGGTTTCTCCTGCACATcattttaatctgatttttgaGCTCTTTTGTGTCTCAAAGCAggactgaaggaaagaaaatactctGGGACCACAGAGGGGAAACAAAATCTATACAGTAGATATGTTATGCCACCAGTTGCAAACAGCAAATCTCTGCAATCAAGGGAACACAAACCTGTAAGACACTGGATTTCCTAGTGCCCAACAATTTGAGGGTGGGGATCCCTTAACAACCAATATTCCTAAAGTCAACAGGAATTCTGGCACAGCTAACTGCTGTTAACAAACTGCTTGTGATGCCTTAGAAAAAATTATACAGCCTGTCACTGACAAAAATTCCTCCGATTGAAGTCATCTCAAGGAAAGGGTGGAAGTGAACTGCAATTAACCTCCCTCCTTCTGCTGCCCATCATGCTGTCAGCACGTAGCTGTGCTGCACTGTGCTACTGTGCTGCAGAGATGGCTCGTGGCCGTTCCCCCCAGAGCACACActcagctctctgcagcatccACCATCTCAGCCTCCACCTCGTGAAGACTTCTGTCCTGATGGCCCAGTGTCCTCTCTATCTCGCTTTTCACTTTAAGCTGACAGTTCCAAATGGCATTCTGTACACTCTGCAGGTCCCAGTGGGTTCTCAGCAGAGCATCCTCCAGCGTGAAAACGCCGTCGCGTATCCTTCGCACTTGTGTGCACACAGCAGATGATTTCAGCTCCAGACCAATCTCATGAACTACTTTTCGGAGGTACTGCTGAGTCTCATGCAGGCAATGGATTTCTAGAAGGACAGAGAGATTCTTTTAGAAGAAGCAAGTGGCACAAACTCAGACCTTGTCTGTAAGTCCGGACATCACCTACATTTCTGCTGAAAGAACTGGTTTGGTAGAAGAGGCTGTTTAAGATACAGCACGGTTGGATGATGATTTTCTGGGATAGTGCAGGGTGTCCTAGCCTCTCCCAAagttaatattttagaaaacaaacccaTAGACAGAGTAATGTAGAAATGTAGGTATTTAAAGGGGATAAGAAAAGCTACCTTTTTAGAAAGACACATAATTGGTAGGGAGTAGAAGACTGGCTGCAGGAATGCAAAccatgctttaaaaaagaaaagagagaaagggaaagaagggaaggaaaggaaggaaggcaggaaggaaggaaggaaaagaaagaaggctcaACACTGAAATTCATTATCCTGCAAGATTGGGATAAGGAGCAATTTTGCCCCATAGGTATTAATTATGTGCATTTTCTTGTCTCAGTCCTCCAGATCCGAAactggcagggaaaaaaacctgtgactGAGGTGTACAGTTGACATGATTTACTTCAACAGCTTCAATGAGGGTTCCAGATCTTGCCCtactaaaaaaatctttccaccACAAAAGACTTCCTCTAATGAGGAGATGCTTTTTGCAACTTTGGAAGCAACAAATCTAAATTTTCTCCAGGGACTACGAGTTAGTTTCCACCAACTCATTTTGCATTTAATCACAAATAAGAAACTGAACTTGACCAACTTATTTGCCATAATACATACTCAAATACTTCCCCAGTACATTTTGTACCAGTCCTACCTAGCTGGAATTCTGGAGGTGCAAACTGGAGGCATCGGATGGCTGTGATGATGGGAGGGCTTTTATCCATGGGCCGAATCAACCCTTTGACAGCCAGCTCATATGCCTCTTGTGTTTTCATATCAATGTTAgaatacctgaaaaaaaaagagcaacacaGACACTTAGTACTTCTCTtcaaagaaacccaaaatatCTCCACTCCCAGTAAAGCAGAACTAAAATTTTTAATCTTAAAGCTGCCTATATATTGAAGTTTTGCATATGTTTTAATGCTACGATGTGCATACTGTTGGTAGTTTGGAAGGCAAGTACTTGGTCATGTCTACAAGACATTTTTGTGGGTTCTAATGTAGGTAATAGGTCCTAAAAGAGCTGGAGATTTCAGGATACAAGGACACTTAACCACAACCTCTTACCAGAGTTCAGAGCACTCAGAGTAActtctttctgttcctttcttaTACTCCAACCTTTAAAGACTTTGATTATGGCAAACAAAATGATCTCATTTGCTTTAATGCCCAGCAAATGGCAATCAGAAGTGGTCAGCTGCCTTTCCCCCCTGGATACATACATCAACAGGGCCTTATGATTTGTTCCTTGAATGACAGCAAGAATCCGTTCCAGCTTCTCCCTTGTGATATGATCTGCAAATATTAGGGCAGAAACAAAGTCTCAATTATCCATCCAGAAACCGTGAAGAGAGAGCAGTCTGAAATGTGCCACCAGGGAATCACTGTCCCTTTGGCACTTCTTGCTGTCCTGTGGCaatgcacagagcagcacagcactggacTGCACAGGGAAGAATCATTTTGATTAAATGATTTCAGGGTCctctcttcagtttttcttatcAGGTGTTTGAAGAGTTTCTAACCACTCTCTAGGGATAGAGAGATCTGGGTCCCACCCAGTCCAGGGGCAACCACTCTGATCAGGACTTCCACTGGCTTTCTGTATATTGTGGTTGTATTTAGCTCAGGACTGTGAGCTTGCTGTATCTACAAATAAAAACTAGAAAGTGTTTTAGGTGTTTATCTTTGCAATTTACCAGGTTAATTGCTTTGATATTAGGATGCTATTTGTTTGGTGTtctgtttgttgggtttttttaaaaaaagcacatcaATTTCTTACCGAATGTTGTCCTTTCTACTAGCTTCCCCATGTCTGAGAAGTCATCAGTGGCTTTACCAAACAATCCACCCACGGTGTAAGCCTTGAAGAAGGGCAAAGAGTACAATTTATCACAGAAATACTGCCAAGCAGTTAAGTAGCAATATTCTGCTATGCAGCTGCCAGCAAACAGACTATGATGATGTACAAAAAGACAGCAGCATCCTCTCCTCATATGGCTACGTGTGGATGCTCACATGAACGATGAAATTCTGGAACTTGGAAAGGTCTCAAAAGCAGAATCACCATCACAAGGTCAGTCTGGGGCACTGGGGCAGGAATCAAGTGGGTGGTTACACTCGGATGTTCTTAGGCTGTTCAGAGCCATCACCTACCTTGGTCAGGTGGCAGTTGTACAGAGCAGTGAGCAGCTTGTTCCCATGGCCTATGCCCAGAACTGAAACACAGAGGACGGGGAACCTGTTATTCAGCCACACAGAAACTTGCATTCCTTTACACAGTACTGCACACTCACTCTTCTTACCCCCTGGACAGGGCTGTATCTCCTCAGAAGTCACATCCAAACAGTGCAATTAGGCCCTCAAAGTACAGCCTGTCATTACCACCATGCTAAGGCTGTAAGTAGGGCACCTGGATGTTCCCAGAACTTTCCACCTGGGTACCTCAGTGCACTTGCTCAGCAATGTCATGGACACAGCAAAGCCAATTCCAGCAGTGGAGCAGCAATGGGGGTTACACAGGGGTTACACGGGGGTTACGTGGCAGGTCACTAATGGCATCACAGGCAGGAGCTTGGTGTCCCTTTTGTGCTGGGTAGAGGGGAGCTCCCATCTCCTGGTGTTACCAGTCTCTTGCTGCATTGTTTCTCAGTCTTTCAGCATTTATACTCCCAGCTGGGTGGTAAGACCCGGGGTGTAGGTACCGCTGTGTCACGGCTGGGCATtcacccctccttccccacGTGGAATCCCATCACCTCACAGCCAGGGAGATGCAGTGCCACTCCGGGATGAGACCCACCGAAAACTCCCGAGGATTTCACGTCCAGTCGGTGACCCGCTCCGACCTTCAGCTTCCTGAACCGCGGGCCTCGGACTGCAATGGACTCAGAGTCGGGAGCGGTTCACAGTGCCCATCAACACCTCTGCCACCCCGGGGCTCCCACCGTCCCCCCAGGCCAAGCCCCCGCAGCTGCTCTTACCGAGGGGGTGGTCGGCCAGCATCGGCACCCTGGTGGCCACCAGCCCGGGGGCCTCGCCGTCGCTCCCTCCCGGGGCCGGTAGGAAGCGAATGTGTTGCCGCGGGGCGCGCCCCGGCGCCGCGTTCAGCTCTGCAAGAGAAGCGGGGAGCGGTCAGCGGGGTCCGGCAGCACCCCCGGGCAGGCAGggtcccccccgccccctcaCCGCGCAGCAGCCGCGTTTCTACCGCGTCACGGACTCGGCCCCACGCCACCCCCGCCGGCTTGTAGACAGCGAAGAGCCCGCTCGGCACCGCCGCCATGCTGGacccccccctctgcccccccccgTTCCCGGTCTgctccgctccgccccgccGGGTCCTTCCGGAGGCTGAAAGGATCCGGATGCTGAAGGGTTCCCCATGCTGCCGCTACTGGTGCGGCGGGCAGGGGTCCTGCTGCTGCGGGCAGGTCCCTCTCCCCCAGGCAAGTTCCTTCCCCCCCAGCCCGTCCCCCGCGGGCAGCCCCAAGGGCGTCCCGGGCACTGCCCGCCCCGTGTCCCTGCCCCGGGCCCGTTCCTCACCCCCCGCTCCCCGCAGGCAGAGCCTGTCTGAGCCACAGGACCCAGGAGTGGGCTTAgcggggaggagaaggaggaagatgaaggGTGCTATCGGCTGTACCCCGGGCACATCCCCACCAGCCCGCTGCAGAAGGCGCTGCTGGCTGCCGGCTCGGCGGTGATGGCTCTCTATGATCCTTACCGACACGGTAAGCCCAGCGAGGGGAGCTCGTTCCACCCAAGGTCTTTATTAATGTCCACTAAATCCTGCCCCGTGTTCCCCTGGGAGTTTCTCAGGGGACTGTTATTGCTTCTTCTGTTGGTTGGACATGTTGTAAAGGGGCAAGTGCAAGGCTGAGACCTGGCTCAGGGCAGGGGGCTGTGAAAGGGAAGGGGTGAGGAATCGTAAACATTCCCCAGTTATTTATTTCCTCCTGATACCTCGAGATCCCACCCAACACCATCTCACTTCTCTTTGGTCTCCAAGACCTCACACCTGCTCGTTCCTACATCCCTTCCTGCAGATGTCACTAGGTCAGAGTAAGGTTGAAGATCTATAATTCCTGGGGTCTCAGCTGTGCCACAGGcttcctgcctgctcctgaccACGCTCCATTTCCTCACCTGCCAACTGAGGACAGCTGGGTGTTGCAAAAACCTCTCTTGGGTCATTCTCTGGTCTCTCTTGCAGACATGGTAGCAGTCCTTGGGGAGACCACGGGCTGTCTTGCCCTGCCCAACCTGCGAGACAAGATGAAAAACCACCCTGAAGGATACCGCATCCTCCAGTGGGTCCCTCCACATCCTCCCTCCCTTGCTGTGTGGTTCATGGTGGGTCAGGAGACACAAGGCCAAACACATTCCCTGGGCCGTTTGAAGGCAGGGCCCTGCACCTGAAAGCAGAACAAGCATTTTCTTAGCTCTACCACTCCAGGTTGttaattttaatgtatatttaatGATCACAAGAGCTGCGTGTCAAGTCTTAACAGCAAGAGCACAACAGATGCTGGGCCCAGCCCCGTTTCAAGCACTGCTGCCTGTGTGTTCTGCTTCGCTGGTAGAAGTGGCTGGTGCCAACAAAAGATGTACAGGGGAGAAATCCATGGatttctgtgcctgctgctACATCTCCTTGCACTGGAAAATCCAAGCACAGGGCAAATGCCTGGGAAGGGCAGAGGCAGGGGATGGTGGTTTCCAGGggctccttttctccaggacaTCCTCCTGTGGGCTTCAAGGGGAGACTCACTAAcctgtgttttgctttcaggGAAAGGCCTCGCATCCGTCTCTCTACCCTGGACATGGCCAGACTGCAGGGGCTGCCAGATGGCTCCTTGGGACGAGAGTACATCCGGTTCTTGGAGGACAACGTGAGTGTGGGGCTTCACAGGCTCTAGATGatccctgtgctgggagcacGGATGAGCTTTAGAGAGAGATTGGGGCCATGGAGGAACCTGCAGGGAACCCTCTGGGAATGGGAGGAAGTCAGGGGGGTGGGATGAGATGCTGGGTGTTGGATGATTCTGGATTTGTCACCAGTGCTGTGCAgtccttcatttttatttatgtaaatgGCACTGACCCCCTTCATTCGGGACTGGGAGATGTGCTGACAGAGGGGGCCACGTAAGAATGAGATCAGGAACTTGAGGTTTGGAGGGGGCTGAATTGGACCTCTATGAATTTGTAGAAGGTTTCTCCAGACACCCGGATGCCCCCGAAGTTCATTGATGATGAAGAGCTGGCATATGTGATCCAGCGGTACCGGGAAGTCCACGACCTGATGCACACCCTCCTGGGCATGCCAACCAACATGTTAGGTGAGTGGCAGTGGGGACAGAGGGCTGGTGGcttggccacctctcctggGACTGGAGCAGGCTGGGCTGGTCAGACTCCTTGATTCTCAGCCCAGGAGGTGTGCGGGGAGGTTTGCATCATCCCTGGCCTGCATTGCTGGCCCTGTGGTGACCAAGAGCCTGCAGGATGTCACCCTTcctctgctgggagatgctctgcCTGAGCCCTGGGTGCgggcagggggtgggtgggtggatgggtgggCGGGTGGATGTTTGCTGCTTGGCAGGGAGGGTGGCACCGAGGGAGGGATATTTCACAAGCTCTGAGCAAAGGCAGAAGTGGAGGGCTCTTGGTGGTTCTTTATCTGCATGTCCCCGTGTCCTTTGCCCTCATTTTGTGTCTGACTCAGCATCAAGTTGCAAGTCCAGCCTTGCTGGGGATCCTGTGGGAACCAGCATGTCAGGTCTCCTACGCAGGCCTTGGCTGAGCTCTGGTGGCATTTCTAAAAGGTCTGTCCCATGCTGAGAGATGGGGAGAGCCACACAAGGGCTGAGGCTTTGGCAAGTGCATTGCTAAAGATCTGCAGGGAGCCAGCCTTC
The nucleotide sequence above comes from Heliangelus exortis chromosome 22, bHelExo1.hap1, whole genome shotgun sequence. Encoded proteins:
- the TRUB2 gene encoding pseudouridylate synthase TRUB2, mitochondrial; amino-acid sequence: MAAVPSGLFAVYKPAGVAWGRVRDAVETRLLRELNAAPGRAPRQHIRFLPAPGGSDGEAPGLVATRVPMLADHPLVRGPRFRKLKVGAGHRLDVKSSGVFVLGIGHGNKLLTALYNCHLTKAYTVGGLFGKATDDFSDMGKLVERTTFDHITREKLERILAVIQGTNHKALLMYSNIDMKTQEAYELAVKGLIRPMDKSPPIITAIRCLQFAPPEFQLEIHCLHETQQYLRKVVHEIGLELKSSAVCTQVRRIRDGVFTLEDALLRTHWDLQSVQNAIWNCQLKVKSEIERTLGHQDRSLHEVEAEMVDAAES
- the COQ4 gene encoding ubiquinone biosynthesis protein COQ4 homolog, mitochondrial, translated to MLPLLVRRAGVLLLRAGPSPPGKFLPPQPVPRGQSGLSGEEKEEDEGCYRLYPGHIPTSPLQKALLAAGSAVMALYDPYRHDMVAVLGETTGCLALPNLRDKMKNHPEGYRILQERPRIRLSTLDMARLQGLPDGSLGREYIRFLEDNKVSPDTRMPPKFIDDEELAYVIQRYREVHDLMHTLLGMPTNMLGEVVVKWFEAIQTGLPMCVLGAAFGPIRLSARKLQVLATELIPWAIRSGRNASCVLNIYYEQRWEQPVESLREEIGIFPPPAIRV